In the genome of Myxococcus guangdongensis, the window TTCATCTGGACGCGCTGCTGCGCACCTATGAGCGATTCCCTGCGATTGGCGGACGCTCATCGCCCTGAGTCGCTTCAGCTCAGGCGCTGACGCCCACACCGATGGGACAACTCACACCCGTGCCGCCCAGGCCGCAGTACCCGCCGGGGTTCTTCTCGAGGTACTGCTGGTGGTAGTCCTCGGCGTAGTAGTACGCGGGCGCGGGGAGGATCTCCGTGGTGATGGTCCCCACTCCCTTCGCCGCGAGGGCCTTCTGGTACGCGTCCCGGCTGGCCTCCGCGATGCGCTTCTGTGACTCGCTGGTGTAGTAGATGCCGGAGCGGTACTGCGTCCCCTCGTCGTTGCCCTGACGCATGCCCTGCGTGGGGTTGTGGTTCTCCCAGAACACACGCAACAGCTGCTCGTACGTGAGCTTCTTCGGGTCGAACACCACGCGGACCACCTCGTTGTGGCCGGTGAGCCCGCTGCACACCTCGCGATAGGTGGGGTTGGGCGTCAGGCCGCCCGCATACCCGACGGACGTGCTGTACACGCCCGGCGTCTGCCAGAACTTCCGCTCCGCGCCCCAGAAGCACCCG includes:
- the msrA gene encoding peptide-methionine (S)-S-oxide reductase MsrA produces the protein MFFDTTKKLRMPSPAEALPGRTDEMPVPPKHEVLGTPMTGPVPEGYEVAILGLGCFWGAERKFWQTPGVYSTSVGYAGGLTPNPTYREVCSGLTGHNEVVRVVFDPKKLTYEQLLRVFWENHNPTQGMRQGNDEGTQYRSGIYYTSESQKRIAEASRDAYQKALAAKGVGTITTEILPAPAYYYAEDYHQQYLEKNPGGYCGLGGTGVSCPIGVGVSA